In one window of Henckelia pumila isolate YLH828 chromosome 1, ASM3356847v2, whole genome shotgun sequence DNA:
- the LOC140893873 gene encoding UDP-glycosyltransferase 75C1-like, which produces MNSRHVLLITYPAQGHINPTLRFAERLIHIGIDVTFATTVHSRRRMAKTSAGDAPKGLTFATFSDGCDEYGFRPGDDIKRYMLGLREGGSRTLKDIVAASSEQGRPVTCLVYTLLLPWAAAVAREVQVPCALLWIQPATVLDVYYYYFRGFEDEIKANSDNPSWKIRFPGIPYDFSKSDLPSFMLPSNEAIYTFALPTFKEQFEVLDNYETKPKVLVNTFDALEPDALKSIENYEFIGIGPLIPPAFLTDLDDYNQVSSDVKSFGADLFKKSDDRYMEWLNSKPDSSVVYVSFGSLLNLPKSQMEEIARGLLDSKRPFLWVIRAKPDENEEEEEDQKLSCMEELQKVGKIVGWCSQLEVLTHKSLGCFVTHCGWNSTLESLSCGVPMVAFPKWTDQGTNAKLIQHVWKVGVRVKVNENENENDGLVESDEIRACIDKVMDGGENGREMRDNARKWKILAREAIKEDGSSTKNLKAFLQHTGV; this is translated from the coding sequence ATGAATTCCCGCCACGTCCTCCTCATCACATATCCGGCACAAGGGCATATCAATCCGACGCTTCGCTTCGCCGAAAGGCTTATCCACATCGGGATCGATGTCACCTTCGCCACCACCGTGCATTCGCGCCGCCGCATGGCCAAAACCTCCGCCGGCGACGCTCCCAAAGGCCTCACTTTCGCCACATTTTCCGACGGCTGCGATGAATATGGGTTCAGGCCCGGAGACGATATCAAGCGCTACATGTTGGGATTAAGAGAGGgtggctcgagaactctgaaaGACATCGTCGCCGCCTCGTCGGAGCAAGGCCGCCCCGTCACCTGCTTGGTGTACACCCTCCTGCTCCCGTGGGCGGCGGCGGTGGCGCGGGAGGTTCAAGTCCCTTGCGCGCTTCTCTGGATTCAACCGGCGACGGTGTTGGATGTGTATTACTATTATTTCAGAGGATTTGAAGATGAAATAAAGGCCAACTCCGATAATCCCTCGTGGAAAATTCGGTTCCCCGGGATCCCATACGACTTCTCCAAAAGCGATCTTCCATCTTTCATGCTTCCATCCAACGAAGCCATATACACCTTCGCGCTTCCCACTTTCAAGGAGCAATTTGAAGTTCTTGATAATTACGAAACCAAACCCAAGGTTTTAGTGAACACTTTCGATGCGTTGGAGCCCGATGCTTTGAAATCCATTGAAAACTACGAGTTCATCGGGATCGGACCCTTGATCCCACCTGCTTTCTTAACGGATCTTGATGATTATAATCAAGTATCGTCTGATGTCAAATCATTCGGTGCCgatctttttaaaaaatcagaCGATCGTTACATGGAATGGTTGAACTCGAAGCCGGATTCATCGGTAGTATATGTCTCATTCGGCAGCCTGTTGAATCTTCCGAAATCACAGATGGAAGAGATCGCTAGAGGGTTGTTAGATTCGAAAAGGCCATTTCTCTGGGTCATTCGAGCCAAGCCAGACGagaatgaagaagaagaagaggatcAGAAGCTGAGTTGCATGGAAGAACTCCAAAAGGTGGGGAAAATAGTGGGATGGTGTTCCCAGCTGGAAGTGCTGACACACAAGTCGTTGGGGTGCTTCGTGACGCACTGCGGATGGAACTCCACTCTGGAGAGCCTGTCATGCGGCGTTCCGATGGTGGCCTTTCCCAAATGGACGGATCAGGGGACCAACGCCAAGCTCATCCAACATGTGTGGAAGGTTGGGGTTCGTGTGAAAGTGAATGAGAATGAGAATGAGAATGATGGGTTGGTTGAGAGTGATGAGATCAGAGCTTGCATCGACAAAGTTATGGATGGAGGTGAAAATGGGAGAGAAATGAGAGATAATGCAAGAAAATGGAAGATTTTGGCGAGAGAAGCCATCAAGGAAGATGGATCTTCTACCAAGAACTTGAAAGCATTTCTTCAACATACCGGTGTTTGA